A window of Magnolia sinica isolate HGM2019 chromosome 13, MsV1, whole genome shotgun sequence genomic DNA:
aattcatactgtttccttttgtgtggcccactcttgggtccacctcattttcagttgaatgttctaaaatgatctcacaaaacgtatggacggggtggatttctaactaATATTACAGTAGACCCCAACTGAtattccagcgcaggaactccctACGAAAGTCTGGTGATTCGACCCATCTAGTGGCTCAGTCTGATTTCCGTGTCAGATTAGGTGCAAGAGAGGATCTgtctgatgaatggttcagatatctcattaaaaaaaaaaaaaaaatcgttacaTACCTATGCACTCGGAGCCGTTGACAGGGACGCTACAAGACTTGGGAAGTGCTAATGCCAATGATATATTGACCTTAAACCCAAGCTGCGGCTCGTTTCTATCCTTCACAAGCACACACAAGCATTTCTTGCTCTTGTCGACGAGCTGCTTGAGTCCGCTACAACAATCGGGAGTTGGGACCTTTGCTTTCTCCTCCATGAATGGCAGACATGTGGCGAGGCCCGCCAGCTGGGTCGCGCACTCGGCCCGATCACTCGCGAAGTCCGATTGGCAAACGCCCAACAAGCAAAACACTAAGATGAATGCTAATTGGGAGTATGGAAAGCTTCTTGCCATGGCTAAGATGAGAGATGGAGAGTTTGGATGGTTTCCTACTCAACTAAGGATTCGCTTATTGAAAGAGGTGGATTTGGAGGAATTGATAGATCGTGCATGCAATAACTACGTTGGTTAGAGGTTCAAAAGGCTTGAGAAGGAGCGTTTGGGTGGTTTCCGTCTCAAACTAGGATTCTCTTATggaatgagaaggatataaagaAAGGGATTGGATGCATGCAATAACTACGTTGGTTAGAAGCTCTAAAGGCTCCCATCATCCCATGTGAAAATGCACCGACGACCGATGCTGGAATGGCATTGGGTCGTTTTGATTGAATGGTATCCAGTGCAATCGGGTGCACATATGTTACTGATGGCTTGATTTTGGTGATGTGGCGCACGTATGGGATCCTGACCCGTTCATATCTTGGGTCGTGCTGCTGATGGTCTATAAACCAAAAAAATCATGCTGGTTGGTTGATCTTATCCGTGGATTGGACATTCGATGGTTACCAGTGGATGTATGAAGTGGTCCAACCAAACGTCGAAATTTTATTGGGAAAAGGAAAACGCCACATTGGTGCTGGTGTTATTGGACGGTTACaattaacggtctggatcttgATGGGTTCCTGGTGCAGGGAGGCAGATTGTTGGACATGTAAATTGGATGCATGCGTCTAACACCATATCCTTCTGAAATAATtagaagagaaatttacgactgtggaccccaccttttatccactGGATATTCATGCAACaaaacaaacttaacatacgaacTAGACCTGTTCGTatggacagcgaatttgaggatgaAAGTATATGGTGTCTGacttctatagctacggattataaccgtagctattgccGCATGGCGAGGCTCCTGCCCGGCGGTAGTGCCGCTGTAGCTTATGCAGTCTGTATGGccctctatagctacggattataaccgaaGCCATTGTCGCCTGCCGCAGCATTGCCTCCCTATAGGTGTAGTGCCGcgccaatctttttttttttttttacagagaactttattctacctacctacatttttctctaatacatataagcatataaaaaaaatttctctctttttataatttcttttttattcatttaataagaatatgttctaaaccaaaattatttacttaacgtaccatatatgattttgggggtaggagaaactactttagTCAACTAACCttattattttccaagatttcattaggtcgatggtcgaaaatacatttcattcacttcgaggTCAATTTTAATaagtttgcagtcaatttcaatcaaatttagatggtttggattgtcacGCAGCTATGCTGTGTACGGTGGAAGAATTCCCATCATTTTTTAGTCAGTGTTGtactaaaaaagaagagaaaataggcTTTATTGGTACACACTGTCAGCATGGCGATTCATATGCAGGTGTAGCAATTATATATGACAGGCAAATAGCAAAATTGTGTTTGCACAAATGGCGATTCGTATGCAGGTGTAACAATTATATATGACAGGCAAATAGCAAAATTGTGTTTACAAAAATGACGATTCAtatgtggggcaaactagaaatcgagCAGGACAAACAataaattaagtggggcaaacatgaaattcagcgggggaaactgaaaatttagtggggcaaacatcaaattggagaggcaaactagaaattaatcagggcaaatatgaaattgagaggggcaaactagaaattgagcggggcaaacatgaaattcagcggggcaaactagcaATTGAgggagacaaacatgaaattcagcgaggcaaacccTAATTATGTTTATCACCAGTTTTGCCCTATAGCCAAGGGCAATTACTCACTTGTTTCATGTGAAACCAGACATGGACTGCTAATGAAGACATCTTTATCATCTCAACTACTTTGGCCCTGCAAGTAGCGGTGGGGCACAATTTGTAAATGCTTGTATATGGGGGTTGAGCTTGTATCTCACTGATATCTTTATGACCCCCCATTTAGAGAGACCATtatttgaaacccaagtcgacAGGGTGTTCGACtaaagctgggcatcgagtcgagttggaccgagttagggctgacccaacttgatccggttttgaaataggcctaatccgaactcgacccgactcggtactgagtccagcatgcctgacctgatcTGAGTCTAGGTTTGgtctggactaatccggaccaagtCTAACCCAGTCAAAAGtactgagttgggtcgagttggcaccgaatcggagagagagagagagagagagagagagagagagagagagagagagagagaggaggaggaggaggagggtggtaatggtggtgggtagttgccaggcttggaagaggagggagggagggagggagtggagaggagagggagagtgtaacaacccatttttttatgGGATccaaccccaccgtccgcttgcgtgtggcccacctgagttttggatcagcctcatttttgaccTTATATCCTCTCATGGCTAGGCAAAgatgatggacggaatagatttatatcatcgttagtgggacccaccatatctaaatttattttttttaaaaaaagaataaatgaaTTATCTTTTGCACATCACCGCCGACTAACCCACTTTCTCCCTCCTTCCTTCTGTTTCGTATGGTAATGGGCACTGAACCCTCCCATCAAATCGAAACTGTCCCATAATTTCTACTCTTCTATTCCGTTACTcacctcctttaaaaaaaaaaaagaagaaggaaagaaataaaagaaacaat
This region includes:
- the LOC131222675 gene encoding non-specific lipid transfer protein GPI-anchored 14-like, which codes for MARSFPYSQLAFILVFCLLGVCQSDFASDRAECATQLAGLATCLPFMEEKAKVPTPDCCSGLKQLVDKSKKCLCVLVKDRNEPQLGFKVNISLALALPKSCSVPVNGSECIDILHIPPNSTDAQIFKQIASGGPTNGKSSNTSSGGSTADENHGKSDAGRKSWLVTEMAFVVWIWCLVSLVILGR